One Haloplanus sp. HW8-1 DNA segment encodes these proteins:
- a CDS encoding transcription initiation factor IIB: protein MATRDIYESGFDEDVRTESSANQCPECDGRVTTNAVETVCEDCGLVVDEQRIDHGPEWRADDDEERGRTGAPLTAARHDRGLSTEIGRGTDAKGNEISGQKRRRLARMRREQTRGRWRSKAERNLAHGLGEVRRLASALELSDSVRDQACQLFRSAQNEDLLRGRSIEAIAAASVYGACRCNGRSRLVDDVSEMARVAESRVTNAYKTLNEELGLPAEPVSPSMFVPRLASDLECPDEIRQRARTLAEQAEERGVTTGVHPAGFAAACLYKAGRDEGRWLTQSEAADVANASKATVRAHWDTLEEQVA, encoded by the coding sequence ATGGCAACCAGAGACATCTACGAGAGCGGATTCGACGAAGACGTCCGAACGGAATCGAGTGCGAACCAGTGTCCCGAGTGCGACGGTCGGGTCACCACGAACGCGGTCGAAACGGTCTGCGAGGACTGTGGCCTGGTCGTCGACGAACAGCGCATCGATCACGGGCCGGAGTGGCGGGCGGACGACGACGAGGAGCGGGGGCGAACGGGCGCCCCACTTACTGCGGCCCGCCACGATCGCGGCCTGTCGACGGAGATCGGTCGCGGCACCGACGCGAAGGGGAACGAGATCTCTGGGCAGAAGCGACGGCGACTCGCGCGGATGCGTCGAGAGCAGACACGTGGTCGCTGGCGGTCGAAAGCGGAACGAAATCTCGCCCACGGGCTGGGCGAGGTGCGTCGGTTGGCAAGTGCCCTCGAACTCTCCGATTCGGTCCGTGACCAGGCGTGTCAGCTCTTCCGGAGCGCTCAGAACGAGGATCTGCTTCGTGGCAGATCCATTGAGGCCATCGCCGCGGCCAGCGTCTACGGGGCCTGCCGGTGCAACGGCCGCTCGCGGTTAGTGGACGACGTCAGCGAGATGGCCCGCGTCGCAGAGTCACGAGTCACGAACGCGTACAAAACGCTAAACGAAGAGCTGGGGCTCCCCGCTGAGCCCGTCTCCCCCAGCATGTTCGTGCCGCGACTCGCTTCGGACCTCGAGTGTCCGGACGAGATCCGACAGCGGGCCCGAACCCTCGCGGAGCAGGCCGAGGAGCGCGGCGTCACGACGGGCGTTCATCCGGCCGGGTTCGCCGCGGCCTGCCTCTACAAGGCCGGTCGCGACGAGGGCCGATGGTTGACGCAATCCGAGGCCGCGGACGTGGCGAACGCCTCGAAGGCGACCGTCCGGGCACACTGGGATACGTTGGAGGAACAGGTCGCCTGA